The Denticeps clupeoides chromosome 5, fDenClu1.1, whole genome shotgun sequence genome includes a region encoding these proteins:
- the atn1 gene encoding atrophin-1 isoform X6 produces MKTRTHKESMPMRSGRRRGGSEERRGRRPHPSPSRAERTERPPRASGEELVVGRLNRRSQGHDSSESEGEEHVPPPKRQKVQDSTSSNPPTSTFSTDTSASALPPPSATSHSQSDNEDGQSQGSRSSVVGSLANSSSSLSSGRDIDQDNRSSSPSLSASPLASLDSESDSPESPKQGERERDKSKEGTMAKMGGEDKRSVGRGEEAGSGERRDSDAVIEDGSPLKPSASLAPSIRGPGDLDTSSRKSYFSLDSKLITKLDYAGPTGADSMHTSNRINSKASSQCVNKAGVGEYAHGNPGTPHPPPLPPPPALKPLEVGQSHPGDTKSEKAEKPDKTAPPSLMPQTSPLPQQPTPPHSHHYSPTSWPSSTPSGCPGNWGYGRYPGNHHSHAQQPPVQQQQLPSVYNPPASRHSSHPPYLPQPHPHREYLPRYASGGADRDRGAVERERGAREFGGREMNREFPVSISGNSTSISGGNTCGGGGPNGNQGRDFGSLAGGQNREYSGLGPQGAGRDGPAGVGGREYGSGFRDRERERDTGRDFPAQNQHQSQTREFGPGGGGGVHSRDKEGRWGEFSGQLREAGGSNNPSNNSTNIPAGNVTTPTGGLSGLSRDPPNSPQNSNPNHPSSISSAPPHPQIPNPASREYPSSIDVAHQQQTQQGQSSQIPSSGTDPHPPHYLRDYPPPGTKDYPPTAVSLPAASREYPSPPGLTQSMGREYPGGPQMTHPCHPHYPGQPGLPPQARDRERERESSTPASHYHNRSGPPSLSPSSSSSHGHPPTIPYPPPPPPPPLPPSTSLAQPSAPSSHPANHVRPVPYPSSNQTPPTPLSPLPSPSTNQMFPPFPSTPSSVANIQLPSTGVSAACSPGCRPPPFHSTLNSHAPFSNTATYHANGNNSGAMATSNSNTSGGIPANSTSNNAHSQSHSPQNTSKIQLPHGNTGNGPTGPPANNPMGGDGPADSSIGPLPPQVIKEELVEEREETDSPPPVLRSPSPEPKSVDIPIHASQSARFHRVLDRGSGNSCARSDVVFVPLDGSKLWKKRNEAIERARREVEQRARDLREKERERERERERERDLERHLQQKESNSSVGGTLGAGCGRQGSSLFFPPSSILLDPSSSSSSSGNHSHPASHHHPHHHPHHAHSLHPAHPLHPHTLAHSIPHSLLLPSMGGASAVVGGPQSALGIGLGGPYLGPDTPALRTLSEYARPHAMSPLSAANRAQAHHPHLHHHSHPHAHPHVHPSFFLPQFQNPALGHPHLPADAATAAAILGLLYGGGFEGGPAMGHPGAGPGPGGMGGAGLGGVGFPHAVAHRERVKPGFEFKSEERVYPAGAIADPALSLSHANAHAHSLLLGAGAGAGASEVSMYGTSPPTAPASQTLPNPALSTPTRHPNPPTQSLPAPPAPSSLLPTALPAHPPPAAAPAPPAPTAPPQPQAPPPAPPAPSVHHPSPHPSFPNNHLPPAPATPAPAERYPTPPSAERERSAERERERERAAAPERDRDRERERGGTGGGAGGGAAAGGGTAGGEPMGRLQMLNVTPHHHQHSHIHSHLHLHQQDTAAGGVHPLMDPLTSGSPLARLPYPGATLGPSILAHPLTDSEVLRQQLFAGPFRELPQPSSLSGSMSAAHQLQAMQQAQSAEIQIQRLALEQQWIHHHHHHHSLTQDEYYSHLKKESDKTL; encoded by the exons ATGAAAACCCGAACTCACAAAGAATCG ATGCCCATGCGCAGTGGGCGCAGACGGGGGGGCAGCGAGGAGAGGAGGGGCAGACGCCCTCACCCCAGCCCGTCTCGTGCAGAACGCACTGAAAGGCCTCCG AGAGCTTCTGGAGAGGAATTGGTTGTCGGGCGTCTCAATCGCAGATCCCAGGGCCATGATTCGTCCGAGAGTGAGGGGGAGGAACATGTGCCTCCGCCCAAGAGGCAGAAAGTCCAG GATTCTACCTCTTCAAATCCCCCGACTTCTACCTTTTCAACCGACACCTCGGCCTCGGCTCTGCCTCCTCCGTCGGCTACCAGCCATTCACAGAGTGACAATGAGGATGGCCAATCCCAAGGAAGCAGAAGCTCGGTTGTTGGAAGTCTGGCCAATAGCAGTAGCAGTCTGAGCAGTGGTCGTGACATAGACCAGGACAATCGCTCATCCTCGCCAAGTCTCTCCGCCTCCCCTCTTGCTAGCCTGGACTCAGAGTCTGACTCCCCTGAATCACCCAAGcaaggagagagggagcgagacaAAAGCAAAGAAGGCACAATGGCCAAGATGGGAGGAGAAGACAAGAGAAGTGTTGGTAGAGGAGAAGAAGCAGGATCTGGAGAACGAAGAGACAGTGATGCGGTAATAGAAGATGGCTCTCCTCTGAAGCCGTCAGCCTCACTTGCTCCATCCATTCGTGGGCCAGGAGATCTTGACACTAGTAGTCGGAAGTCGTACTTTTCTCTGGACTCAAAGCTTATCACTAAGTTGGACTATGCAGGACCTACGGGTGCTGACAGCATGCACACCAGTAACAGAATCAACTCCAAAGCAAGTTCACAGTGTGTGAACAAGGCAGGTGTAGGCGAGTATGCCCACGGAAATCCGGGCACCCCTCATCCCCCACCCCTTCCGCCTCCACCGGCCCTGAAGCCTTTGGAAGTGGGGCAAAGCCATCCAGGGGACACAAAGTCTGAGAAGGCGGAGAAACCCGACAAGACAGCTCCTCCATCATTAATGCCTCAAACAAGTCCCTTACCCCAGCAGCCAACCCCTCCACACTCCCATCACTACAGCCCCACCAGTTGGCCTAGCAGCACCCCCTCCGGTTGTCCCGGGAACTGGGGTTACGGTCGTTACCCTGGAAACCACCATTCGCACGCCCAACAGCCTccggtgcagcagcagcaactgcCTTCTGTCTACAACCCCCCCGCCTCCCGCCATTCGTCCCACCCCCCTTACCTGCCCCAGCCCCACCCCCACCGAGAGTACCTCCCCAGGTATGCAAGTGGAGGGGCAGACCGTGACAGAGGtgctgtggagagagagaggggtgctCGGGAGTTTGGGGGGAGGGAGATGAACAGAGAGTTTCCCGTCAGTATCAGCGGTAACAGTACTAGCATTAGCGGCGGCAACACTTGTGGTGGTGGGGGACCCAACGGTAACCAGGGCCGGGACTTTGGGAGTCTGGCAGGGGGCCAGAATCGTGAGTACAGTGGGCTAGGCCCGCAGGGAGCAGGCCGAGACGGACCCGCTGGAGTCGGGGGAAGGGAATATGGGTCAGGTTtcagagacagggagagagaaagagacacagGGAGGGACTTTCCTGCACAAAACCAGCACCAAAGCCAGACCCGTGAGTTTGGCccaggagggggaggaggagtgCACTCTCGAGACAAGGAGGGTAGGTGGGGGGAGTTTTCAGGACAACTGCGAGAAGCTGGGGGAAGCAATAACCCTAGCAACAACAGCACCAACATTCCGGCGGGGAACGTCACAACTCCGACAGGTGGGTTATCTGGGCTGAGCCGCGACCCTCCAAACTCACCCCAAAACAGCAACCCAAATCATCCTTCCTCCATATCCTCAGCACCACCCCATCCTCAAATACCCAACCCCGCCAGTCGGGAGTATCCTTCGTCTATAGATGTCGCTCACCAGCAGCAGACACAGCAAGGACAGTCCAGTCAGATACCGTCCTCTGGTACAGACCCCCACCCACCACACTACCTTCGAGATTATCCTCCACCAGGGACCAAGGATTACCCGCCAACAGCTGTCTCTCTCCCAGCTGCATCTAGGGAGTACCCTAGCCCCCCTGGACTGACCCAAAGTATGGGTCGGGAATACCCTGGAGGACCTCAGATGACCCATCCATGTCACCCTCACTATCCCGGCCAACCTGGTCTTCCCCCGCAGGCTcgggacagagagagggagcgagaaaGCAGCACTCCAGCTTCTCACTACCACAACCGCAGTGGCCCACcatccctttctccttcctcctcttcttcacatGGACATCCACCCACAATTCCttaccctcctcctccacctcctcctcctctccctccctctacGTCCCTTGCACAACCCTCCGCCCCCTCCAGTCACCCAGCCAATCACGTGCGACCTGTCCCGTACCCTTCATCTAATCAAACACCTCCAACTCCCCTTTCCCCATTACCAAGCCCCTCCACCAATCAAATGTTTCCCCCATTTCCATCAACCCCATCTTCTGTGGCTAATATCCAACTTCCTTCCACGGGCGTGTCTGCCGCCTGTTCCCCCGGGTGCAGGCCTCCTCCCTTCCACAGCACTTTAAatagccacgcccctttcagCAACACAGCAACTTACCATGCGAATGGAAACAACAGTGGTGCCATGGCAACAAGTAATAGTAACACGAGTGGGGGTATTCCTGCAAACAGCACTTCTAACAACGCTCACTCACAATCCCACTCGCCCCAAAACACATCAAAGATCCAACTGCCACATGGAAACACTGGCAACGGACCCACCGGTCCTCCTGCAAACAATCCCATGGGGGGAGACGGCCCCGCCGATTCCTCCATTGGCCCTCTGCCACCGCAAGTTATCAAAGAAGAGCTAGTGGAAGAACGAGAGGAAACAGACAGTCCTCCTCCTGTTTTAAGAAGCCCTTCACCTGAGCCAAAGTCTGTTGACATTCCAATTCACGCCAGCCAGTCCGCACG GTTCCACAGGGTGCTTGACCGAGGCAGTGGAAACTCCTGTGCCCGGAGTGATGTTGTCTTTGTTCCGCTTGATGGTTCCAAACTATGGAAGAAACGGAATGAGGCGATCGAACGGGCCAGGAGAGAGGTTGAACAGCGAGCCAGAGACCtgagggaaaaagagagagaacgagagagagagagggaaagagagagagaccttgAGAGACATCTGCAG CAGAAAGAGAGTAACAGCAGTGTTGGTGGGACACTGGGTGCTGGATGTGGTCGGCAGggctcttctcttttctttcctccGTCTTCCATTCTCCTCGACCCCagttcatcttcttcttcctcgGGAAACCATTCCCACCCTGCGTCtcaccaccacccacaccaccacccacaccacGCTCACTCCCTCCACCCCGCACACCCGCTTCACCCGCACACCCTGGCTCACTCCATTCCTCACTCCCTCCTCCTGCCGTCCATGGGTGGCGCGTCAGCAGTGGTCGGTGGTCCACAGAGCGCCCTTGGCATTGGTCTCGGGGGGCCATACCTGGGCCCTGACACACCTGCACTACGGACCTTAAGTGAATATGCCCGACCCCATGCCATGTCCCCTCTGAGCGCTGCCAACAGGGCGCAGGCACATCACCCGCACCTGCACCACCATTCCCACCCCCACGCTCACCCTCACGTGCAcccttctttcttccttccccAGTTCCAGAACCCCGCCCTGGGTCACCCACATCTGCCTGCAGATGCTGCCACTGCGGCTGCTATTCTGGGCTTGCTCTATGGTGGCGGGTTTGAGGGTGGTCCAGCAATGGGCCATCCGGGGGCAGGACCAGGGCCTGGGGGCATGGGGGGCGCTGGTCTTGGGGGTGTTGGGTTTCCCCATGCTGTGGCGCACCGGGAGAGGGTGAAACCAGGCTTTGAGTTTAAAAGTGAGGAGCGGGTTTACCCGGCTGGGGCCATAGCTGACCCAGCGCTGTCTCTGTCACATGCTAATGCCCACGCCCACTCCCTTCTGCTGGGAGCAGGGGCTGGCGCAGGTGCCAGTGAGGTCTCTATGTATGGCACATCTCCACCTACTGCACCTGCCTCACAGACCCTCCCAAACCCCGCCCTCTCCACACCCACCCGTCATCCTAACCCGCCCACCCAGTCTCTCCCAGCTCCCCCAGCTCCCTCCTCTCTGCTCCCAACCGCTCTCCCTGCCCACCCACCTCCCGCTGCAGCTCCCGCACCTCCAGCACCAACTGCGCCGCCACAGCCCCAAGCGCCccctcctgctcctccagcCCCCTCTGTCCACCACCCATCCCCACACCCCTCCTTCCCAAACAATCACCTCCCACCGGCTCCTGCCACTCCAGCTCCGGCCGAGCGCTACCCCACTCCGCCTAGcgccgagagagagaggagtgcAGAGAGGGAGCGGGAGAGGGAGCGGGCGGCCGCGCCCGAGCGGGACcgagacagggagagggagagagggggaacGGGCGGCGGAGCCGGCGGAGGCGCGGCAGCGGGTGGAGGCACGGCAGGAGGAGAGCCTATGGGTCGCCTGCAGATGCTGAACGTGACGCCACACCATCACCAGCACTCGCACATCCACTCGCATCTGCACCTGCACCAGCAGGACACAG CAGCGGGTGGGGTGCACCCCCTAATGGACCCCCTGACGTCGGGGTCTCCACTTGCCCGCCTCCCATATCCAGGGGCCACCCTAGGACCCTCCATCTTGGCACACCCCCTCACTGACAGTGAGGTGCTACGGCAGCAGCTCTTTG CAGGTCCGTTCCGGGAGCTGCCTCAGCCCTCCTCTCTCAGCGGCTCCATGTCGGCCGCCCATCAACTGCAGGCCATGCAGCAGGCGCAGAGTGCTGAAATTCAGATCCAGAGACTCGCACTGGAACAGCAGTGgattcaccaccaccaccaccaccactcactCACCCAGGACGAGTactacag CCACCTGAAAAAGGAGAGTGACAAAACGCTGTGA
- the atn1 gene encoding atrophin-1 isoform X4, whose translation MTILRQLCVDNDSGVFALLSSLPLLRSPPCHPGPWPQMPMRSGRRRGGSEERRGRRPHPSPSRAERTERPPQRASGEELVVGRLNRRSQGHDSSESEGEEHVPPPKRQKVQDSTSSNPPTSTFSTDTSASALPPPSATSHSQSDNEDGQSQGSRSSVVGSLANSSSSLSSGRDIDQDNRSSSPSLSASPLASLDSESDSPESPKQGERERDKSKEGTMAKMGGEDKRSVGRGEEAGSGERRDSDAVIEDGSPLKPSASLAPSIRGPGDLDTSSRKSYFSLDSKLITKLDYAGPTGADSMHTSNRINSKASSQCVNKAGVGEYAHGNPGTPHPPPLPPPPALKPLEVGQSHPGDTKSEKAEKPDKTAPPSLMPQTSPLPQQPTPPHSHHYSPTSWPSSTPSGCPGNWGYGRYPGNHHSHAQQPPVQQQQLPSVYNPPASRHSSHPPYLPQPHPHREYLPRYASGGADRDRGAVERERGAREFGGREMNREFPVSISGNSTSISGGNTCGGGGPNGNQGRDFGSLAGGQNREYSGLGPQGAGRDGPAGVGGREYGSGFRDRERERDTGRDFPAQNQHQSQTREFGPGGGGGVHSRDKEGRWGEFSGQLREAGGSNNPSNNSTNIPAGNVTTPTGGLSGLSRDPPNSPQNSNPNHPSSISSAPPHPQIPNPASREYPSSIDVAHQQQTQQGQSSQIPSSGTDPHPPHYLRDYPPPGTKDYPPTAVSLPAASREYPSPPGLTQSMGREYPGGPQMTHPCHPHYPGQPGLPPQARDRERERESSTPASHYHNRSGPPSLSPSSSSSHGHPPTIPYPPPPPPPPLPPSTSLAQPSAPSSHPANHVRPVPYPSSNQTPPTPLSPLPSPSTNQMFPPFPSTPSSVANIQLPSTGVSAACSPGCRPPPFHSTLNSHAPFSNTATYHANGNNSGAMATSNSNTSGGIPANSTSNNAHSQSHSPQNTSKIQLPHGNTGNGPTGPPANNPMGGDGPADSSIGPLPPQVIKEELVEEREETDSPPPVLRSPSPEPKSVDIPIHASQSARFHRVLDRGSGNSCARSDVVFVPLDGSKLWKKRNEAIERARREVEQRARDLREKERERERERERERDLERHLQKESNSSVGGTLGAGCGRQGSSLFFPPSSILLDPSSSSSSSGNHSHPASHHHPHHHPHHAHSLHPAHPLHPHTLAHSIPHSLLLPSMGGASAVVGGPQSALGIGLGGPYLGPDTPALRTLSEYARPHAMSPLSAANRAQAHHPHLHHHSHPHAHPHVHPSFFLPQFQNPALGHPHLPADAATAAAILGLLYGGGFEGGPAMGHPGAGPGPGGMGGAGLGGVGFPHAVAHRERVKPGFEFKSEERVYPAGAIADPALSLSHANAHAHSLLLGAGAGAGASEVSMYGTSPPTAPASQTLPNPALSTPTRHPNPPTQSLPAPPAPSSLLPTALPAHPPPAAAPAPPAPTAPPQPQAPPPAPPAPSVHHPSPHPSFPNNHLPPAPATPAPAERYPTPPSAERERSAERERERERAAAPERDRDRERERGGTGGGAGGGAAAGGGTAGGEPMGRLQMLNVTPHHHQHSHIHSHLHLHQQDTAAGGVHPLMDPLTSGSPLARLPYPGATLGPSILAHPLTDSEVLRQQLFAGPFRELPQPSSLSGSMSAAHQLQAMQQAQSAEIQIQRLALEQQWIHHHHHHHSLTQDEYYSHLKKESDKTL comes from the exons ATGACAATCCTACGGCAGCTCTGCGTTGATAATGACAGCGGTGTCTTTGCTCTTCTGTCTTCGTTGCCACTTCTACGTTCCCCACCATGCCATCCCGGGCCATGGCCACAGATGCCCATGCGCAGTGGGCGCAGACGGGGGGGCAGCGAGGAGAGGAGGGGCAGACGCCCTCACCCCAGCCCGTCTCGTGCAGAACGCACTGAAAGGCCTCCG CAGAGAGCTTCTGGAGAGGAATTGGTTGTCGGGCGTCTCAATCGCAGATCCCAGGGCCATGATTCGTCCGAGAGTGAGGGGGAGGAACATGTGCCTCCGCCCAAGAGGCAGAAAGTCCAG GATTCTACCTCTTCAAATCCCCCGACTTCTACCTTTTCAACCGACACCTCGGCCTCGGCTCTGCCTCCTCCGTCGGCTACCAGCCATTCACAGAGTGACAATGAGGATGGCCAATCCCAAGGAAGCAGAAGCTCGGTTGTTGGAAGTCTGGCCAATAGCAGTAGCAGTCTGAGCAGTGGTCGTGACATAGACCAGGACAATCGCTCATCCTCGCCAAGTCTCTCCGCCTCCCCTCTTGCTAGCCTGGACTCAGAGTCTGACTCCCCTGAATCACCCAAGcaaggagagagggagcgagacaAAAGCAAAGAAGGCACAATGGCCAAGATGGGAGGAGAAGACAAGAGAAGTGTTGGTAGAGGAGAAGAAGCAGGATCTGGAGAACGAAGAGACAGTGATGCGGTAATAGAAGATGGCTCTCCTCTGAAGCCGTCAGCCTCACTTGCTCCATCCATTCGTGGGCCAGGAGATCTTGACACTAGTAGTCGGAAGTCGTACTTTTCTCTGGACTCAAAGCTTATCACTAAGTTGGACTATGCAGGACCTACGGGTGCTGACAGCATGCACACCAGTAACAGAATCAACTCCAAAGCAAGTTCACAGTGTGTGAACAAGGCAGGTGTAGGCGAGTATGCCCACGGAAATCCGGGCACCCCTCATCCCCCACCCCTTCCGCCTCCACCGGCCCTGAAGCCTTTGGAAGTGGGGCAAAGCCATCCAGGGGACACAAAGTCTGAGAAGGCGGAGAAACCCGACAAGACAGCTCCTCCATCATTAATGCCTCAAACAAGTCCCTTACCCCAGCAGCCAACCCCTCCACACTCCCATCACTACAGCCCCACCAGTTGGCCTAGCAGCACCCCCTCCGGTTGTCCCGGGAACTGGGGTTACGGTCGTTACCCTGGAAACCACCATTCGCACGCCCAACAGCCTccggtgcagcagcagcaactgcCTTCTGTCTACAACCCCCCCGCCTCCCGCCATTCGTCCCACCCCCCTTACCTGCCCCAGCCCCACCCCCACCGAGAGTACCTCCCCAGGTATGCAAGTGGAGGGGCAGACCGTGACAGAGGtgctgtggagagagagaggggtgctCGGGAGTTTGGGGGGAGGGAGATGAACAGAGAGTTTCCCGTCAGTATCAGCGGTAACAGTACTAGCATTAGCGGCGGCAACACTTGTGGTGGTGGGGGACCCAACGGTAACCAGGGCCGGGACTTTGGGAGTCTGGCAGGGGGCCAGAATCGTGAGTACAGTGGGCTAGGCCCGCAGGGAGCAGGCCGAGACGGACCCGCTGGAGTCGGGGGAAGGGAATATGGGTCAGGTTtcagagacagggagagagaaagagacacagGGAGGGACTTTCCTGCACAAAACCAGCACCAAAGCCAGACCCGTGAGTTTGGCccaggagggggaggaggagtgCACTCTCGAGACAAGGAGGGTAGGTGGGGGGAGTTTTCAGGACAACTGCGAGAAGCTGGGGGAAGCAATAACCCTAGCAACAACAGCACCAACATTCCGGCGGGGAACGTCACAACTCCGACAGGTGGGTTATCTGGGCTGAGCCGCGACCCTCCAAACTCACCCCAAAACAGCAACCCAAATCATCCTTCCTCCATATCCTCAGCACCACCCCATCCTCAAATACCCAACCCCGCCAGTCGGGAGTATCCTTCGTCTATAGATGTCGCTCACCAGCAGCAGACACAGCAAGGACAGTCCAGTCAGATACCGTCCTCTGGTACAGACCCCCACCCACCACACTACCTTCGAGATTATCCTCCACCAGGGACCAAGGATTACCCGCCAACAGCTGTCTCTCTCCCAGCTGCATCTAGGGAGTACCCTAGCCCCCCTGGACTGACCCAAAGTATGGGTCGGGAATACCCTGGAGGACCTCAGATGACCCATCCATGTCACCCTCACTATCCCGGCCAACCTGGTCTTCCCCCGCAGGCTcgggacagagagagggagcgagaaaGCAGCACTCCAGCTTCTCACTACCACAACCGCAGTGGCCCACcatccctttctccttcctcctcttcttcacatGGACATCCACCCACAATTCCttaccctcctcctccacctcctcctcctctccctccctctacGTCCCTTGCACAACCCTCCGCCCCCTCCAGTCACCCAGCCAATCACGTGCGACCTGTCCCGTACCCTTCATCTAATCAAACACCTCCAACTCCCCTTTCCCCATTACCAAGCCCCTCCACCAATCAAATGTTTCCCCCATTTCCATCAACCCCATCTTCTGTGGCTAATATCCAACTTCCTTCCACGGGCGTGTCTGCCGCCTGTTCCCCCGGGTGCAGGCCTCCTCCCTTCCACAGCACTTTAAatagccacgcccctttcagCAACACAGCAACTTACCATGCGAATGGAAACAACAGTGGTGCCATGGCAACAAGTAATAGTAACACGAGTGGGGGTATTCCTGCAAACAGCACTTCTAACAACGCTCACTCACAATCCCACTCGCCCCAAAACACATCAAAGATCCAACTGCCACATGGAAACACTGGCAACGGACCCACCGGTCCTCCTGCAAACAATCCCATGGGGGGAGACGGCCCCGCCGATTCCTCCATTGGCCCTCTGCCACCGCAAGTTATCAAAGAAGAGCTAGTGGAAGAACGAGAGGAAACAGACAGTCCTCCTCCTGTTTTAAGAAGCCCTTCACCTGAGCCAAAGTCTGTTGACATTCCAATTCACGCCAGCCAGTCCGCACG GTTCCACAGGGTGCTTGACCGAGGCAGTGGAAACTCCTGTGCCCGGAGTGATGTTGTCTTTGTTCCGCTTGATGGTTCCAAACTATGGAAGAAACGGAATGAGGCGATCGAACGGGCCAGGAGAGAGGTTGAACAGCGAGCCAGAGACCtgagggaaaaagagagagaacgagagagagagagggaaagagagagagaccttgAGAGACATCTGCAG AAAGAGAGTAACAGCAGTGTTGGTGGGACACTGGGTGCTGGATGTGGTCGGCAGggctcttctcttttctttcctccGTCTTCCATTCTCCTCGACCCCagttcatcttcttcttcctcgGGAAACCATTCCCACCCTGCGTCtcaccaccacccacaccaccacccacaccacGCTCACTCCCTCCACCCCGCACACCCGCTTCACCCGCACACCCTGGCTCACTCCATTCCTCACTCCCTCCTCCTGCCGTCCATGGGTGGCGCGTCAGCAGTGGTCGGTGGTCCACAGAGCGCCCTTGGCATTGGTCTCGGGGGGCCATACCTGGGCCCTGACACACCTGCACTACGGACCTTAAGTGAATATGCCCGACCCCATGCCATGTCCCCTCTGAGCGCTGCCAACAGGGCGCAGGCACATCACCCGCACCTGCACCACCATTCCCACCCCCACGCTCACCCTCACGTGCAcccttctttcttccttccccAGTTCCAGAACCCCGCCCTGGGTCACCCACATCTGCCTGCAGATGCTGCCACTGCGGCTGCTATTCTGGGCTTGCTCTATGGTGGCGGGTTTGAGGGTGGTCCAGCAATGGGCCATCCGGGGGCAGGACCAGGGCCTGGGGGCATGGGGGGCGCTGGTCTTGGGGGTGTTGGGTTTCCCCATGCTGTGGCGCACCGGGAGAGGGTGAAACCAGGCTTTGAGTTTAAAAGTGAGGAGCGGGTTTACCCGGCTGGGGCCATAGCTGACCCAGCGCTGTCTCTGTCACATGCTAATGCCCACGCCCACTCCCTTCTGCTGGGAGCAGGGGCTGGCGCAGGTGCCAGTGAGGTCTCTATGTATGGCACATCTCCACCTACTGCACCTGCCTCACAGACCCTCCCAAACCCCGCCCTCTCCACACCCACCCGTCATCCTAACCCGCCCACCCAGTCTCTCCCAGCTCCCCCAGCTCCCTCCTCTCTGCTCCCAACCGCTCTCCCTGCCCACCCACCTCCCGCTGCAGCTCCCGCACCTCCAGCACCAACTGCGCCGCCACAGCCCCAAGCGCCccctcctgctcctccagcCCCCTCTGTCCACCACCCATCCCCACACCCCTCCTTCCCAAACAATCACCTCCCACCGGCTCCTGCCACTCCAGCTCCGGCCGAGCGCTACCCCACTCCGCCTAGcgccgagagagagaggagtgcAGAGAGGGAGCGGGAGAGGGAGCGGGCGGCCGCGCCCGAGCGGGACcgagacagggagagggagagagggggaacGGGCGGCGGAGCCGGCGGAGGCGCGGCAGCGGGTGGAGGCACGGCAGGAGGAGAGCCTATGGGTCGCCTGCAGATGCTGAACGTGACGCCACACCATCACCAGCACTCGCACATCCACTCGCATCTGCACCTGCACCAGCAGGACACAG CAGCGGGTGGGGTGCACCCCCTAATGGACCCCCTGACGTCGGGGTCTCCACTTGCCCGCCTCCCATATCCAGGGGCCACCCTAGGACCCTCCATCTTGGCACACCCCCTCACTGACAGTGAGGTGCTACGGCAGCAGCTCTTTG CAGGTCCGTTCCGGGAGCTGCCTCAGCCCTCCTCTCTCAGCGGCTCCATGTCGGCCGCCCATCAACTGCAGGCCATGCAGCAGGCGCAGAGTGCTGAAATTCAGATCCAGAGACTCGCACTGGAACAGCAGTGgattcaccaccaccaccaccaccactcactCACCCAGGACGAGTactacag CCACCTGAAAAAGGAGAGTGACAAAACGCTGTGA